The following are from one region of the Coffea eugenioides isolate CCC68of chromosome 2, Ceug_1.0, whole genome shotgun sequence genome:
- the LOC113763605 gene encoding uncharacterized protein LOC113763605 isoform X3 has product MGWRGILGFEYGIVQAPLGPDISGPELVAAVANAGGLGLLRAPDWEAPDYLKELIRKTRTLTDKPFGVGVVLAFPHKENIRAILDEKVAVLQLSWGECTSDIVLEAHKVGVKVVPQVGSFEEAKKAADVGVDAIIVQGREAGGHVIGQGALISLLPRVVELVQGCDIPIIAAGGIVDERGYVASLALGARGIAMGTRFLATDESYAHPAYKQKLIKFDETEYTDIFGRARWPGAPQRVLRTPFLVEWRTLPSDENETNQPTIGHSTIHGMLIE; this is encoded by the exons ATGGGTTGGAGAGGGATTCTGGGATTTGAGTATGGAATAGTGCAGGCACCATTGGGACCAGATATTTCAGGTCCAGAGCTTGTAGCTGCTGTTGCTAACGCTGGTGGACTTGGTCTCCTTAGAGCCCCTGATTGG GAGGCACCGGATTACCTAAAAGAGCTAATAAGGAAGACCAGAACCCTGACTGACAAACCTTTTGGGGTTGGTGTTGTTCTGGCTTTTCCGCACAAGGAAAACATAAGGGCTATACTGGATGAAAAGGTAGCGGTCTTGCAGCTTTCCTGGGGTGAGTGCACAAGTGATATAGTGCTTGAGGCTCACAAAGTCGGGGTCAAGGTTGTACCACAG GTGGGGAGCTTTGAAGAAGCAAAGAAAGCTGCTGATGTGGGTGTGGATGCAATAATTGTCCAAGGACGGGAAGCTGGTGGACATGTTATTGGACAG GGTGCCTTAATTTCTTTGTTGCCAAGGGTAGTTGAGCTTGTTCAGGGTTGTGATATACCAATTATTGCTGCCGGTGGAATAGTGGATGAACGTGGTTATGTAGCTTCCCTGGCCCTTGGAGCTAGGGGGATTGCAATGGGCACTAG ATTTCTTGCTACGGATGAAAGCTATGCTCACCCAGCATATAAGCAGAAGTTGATCAAATTTGATGAAACAGAGTACACAGATATATTTGGCCGTGCAAGGTGGCCTGGAGCGCCTCAACGTGTTCTGAGGACTCCATTCTTAGTGGAATGGAGAACTCTTCCCAGTGATGAGAATGAGACTAATCAACCTACCATTGGTCATTCCACCATACATGGAATG TTAATTGAGTGA
- the LOC113763605 gene encoding uncharacterized protein LOC113763605 isoform X1 codes for MGWRGILGFEYGIVQAPLGPDISGPELVAAVANAGGLGLLRAPDWEAPDYLKELIRKTRTLTDKPFGVGVVLAFPHKENIRAILDEKVAVLQLSWGECTSDIVLEAHKVGVKVVPQVGSFEEAKKAADVGVDAIIVQGREAGGHVIGQGALISLLPRVVELVQGCDIPIIAAGGIVDERGYVASLALGARGIAMGTRFLATDESYAHPAYKQKLIKFDETEYTDIFGRARWPGAPQRVLRTPFLVEWRTLPSDENETNQPTIGHSTIHGMEKEIRRFAGTVPNLTTSGDVESMAMYAGEGIGLIKDILPAGEVIRRIVEGAKHLINQQFACDMQA; via the exons ATGGGTTGGAGAGGGATTCTGGGATTTGAGTATGGAATAGTGCAGGCACCATTGGGACCAGATATTTCAGGTCCAGAGCTTGTAGCTGCTGTTGCTAACGCTGGTGGACTTGGTCTCCTTAGAGCCCCTGATTGG GAGGCACCGGATTACCTAAAAGAGCTAATAAGGAAGACCAGAACCCTGACTGACAAACCTTTTGGGGTTGGTGTTGTTCTGGCTTTTCCGCACAAGGAAAACATAAGGGCTATACTGGATGAAAAGGTAGCGGTCTTGCAGCTTTCCTGGGGTGAGTGCACAAGTGATATAGTGCTTGAGGCTCACAAAGTCGGGGTCAAGGTTGTACCACAG GTGGGGAGCTTTGAAGAAGCAAAGAAAGCTGCTGATGTGGGTGTGGATGCAATAATTGTCCAAGGACGGGAAGCTGGTGGACATGTTATTGGACAG GGTGCCTTAATTTCTTTGTTGCCAAGGGTAGTTGAGCTTGTTCAGGGTTGTGATATACCAATTATTGCTGCCGGTGGAATAGTGGATGAACGTGGTTATGTAGCTTCCCTGGCCCTTGGAGCTAGGGGGATTGCAATGGGCACTAG ATTTCTTGCTACGGATGAAAGCTATGCTCACCCAGCATATAAGCAGAAGTTGATCAAATTTGATGAAACAGAGTACACAGATATATTTGGCCGTGCAAGGTGGCCTGGAGCGCCTCAACGTGTTCTGAGGACTCCATTCTTAGTGGAATGGAGAACTCTTCCCAGTGATGAGAATGAGACTAATCAACCTACCATTGGTCATTCCACCATACATGGAATG GAAAAAGAGATTCGTCGATTCGCTGGCACAGTTCCAAACCTGACAACAAGTGGTGATGTTGAAAGCATGGCCATGTATGCGGGTGAGGGAATTGGCCTAATTAAAGATATCTTACCAGCTGGGGAAGTCATTAGGAGGATTGTTGAAGGGGCTAAGCATCTGATCAATCAACAATTTGCCTGTGACATGCAGGCTTAG
- the LOC113763605 gene encoding uncharacterized protein LOC113763605 isoform X2: MGWRGILGFEYGIVQAPLGPDISGPELVAAVANAGGLGLLRAPDWEAPDYLKELIRKTRTLTDKPFGVGVVLAFPHKENIRAILDEKVAVLQLSWGECTSDIVLEAHKVGVKVVPQVFEEAKKAADVGVDAIIVQGREAGGHVIGQGALISLLPRVVELVQGCDIPIIAAGGIVDERGYVASLALGARGIAMGTRFLATDESYAHPAYKQKLIKFDETEYTDIFGRARWPGAPQRVLRTPFLVEWRTLPSDENETNQPTIGHSTIHGMEKEIRRFAGTVPNLTTSGDVESMAMYAGEGIGLIKDILPAGEVIRRIVEGAKHLINQQFACDMQA, translated from the exons ATGGGTTGGAGAGGGATTCTGGGATTTGAGTATGGAATAGTGCAGGCACCATTGGGACCAGATATTTCAGGTCCAGAGCTTGTAGCTGCTGTTGCTAACGCTGGTGGACTTGGTCTCCTTAGAGCCCCTGATTGG GAGGCACCGGATTACCTAAAAGAGCTAATAAGGAAGACCAGAACCCTGACTGACAAACCTTTTGGGGTTGGTGTTGTTCTGGCTTTTCCGCACAAGGAAAACATAAGGGCTATACTGGATGAAAAGGTAGCGGTCTTGCAGCTTTCCTGGGGTGAGTGCACAAGTGATATAGTGCTTGAGGCTCACAAAGTCGGGGTCAAGGTTGTACCACAGGT CTTTGAAGAAGCAAAGAAAGCTGCTGATGTGGGTGTGGATGCAATAATTGTCCAAGGACGGGAAGCTGGTGGACATGTTATTGGACAG GGTGCCTTAATTTCTTTGTTGCCAAGGGTAGTTGAGCTTGTTCAGGGTTGTGATATACCAATTATTGCTGCCGGTGGAATAGTGGATGAACGTGGTTATGTAGCTTCCCTGGCCCTTGGAGCTAGGGGGATTGCAATGGGCACTAG ATTTCTTGCTACGGATGAAAGCTATGCTCACCCAGCATATAAGCAGAAGTTGATCAAATTTGATGAAACAGAGTACACAGATATATTTGGCCGTGCAAGGTGGCCTGGAGCGCCTCAACGTGTTCTGAGGACTCCATTCTTAGTGGAATGGAGAACTCTTCCCAGTGATGAGAATGAGACTAATCAACCTACCATTGGTCATTCCACCATACATGGAATG GAAAAAGAGATTCGTCGATTCGCTGGCACAGTTCCAAACCTGACAACAAGTGGTGATGTTGAAAGCATGGCCATGTATGCGGGTGAGGGAATTGGCCTAATTAAAGATATCTTACCAGCTGGGGAAGTCATTAGGAGGATTGTTGAAGGGGCTAAGCATCTGATCAATCAACAATTTGCCTGTGACATGCAGGCTTAG